The sequence AGGTACTCACAGTAGGTGACATCGTCATATTGTCCAGCAGGAACAACGACATCCACCATGGCTGACTCTGTCCACCTCTGTATGTGCTCGGCATTCAAGGATCCCTAGTCTCGCATGCCTCCAGCCCCCTGTGCGCACCTACAGTACGTAACATACacaattataatatattaatattgatCACTTTGggtactaatgctacctacaataacacacttactcatgcACCCGACCGGCATCTCATGGGGGAGGTACTagcaccacctgtcggtactcgaactgcctctgtacatgCTCagaagaatatacttccacattgttcatgtacaacaagaagaattTAGTCATCCATAAGCCTGAGTCACGCCAACAACATGATGCGATGAGCCCGCCAGTCACAATTTCGACCACTcatgccatacgccatggatcccactccatgaGATCTGTGCTAAGGACGATCACCTGGAGTAGCTACCATAGTCTTATTGCTGAATCCATCTTAGCCCAGCatgcatccaccgataccccatcataggtctcatgtcatctgcaatgctaTAAGAGATGGGGACTGGATGGTAGCTCTTGAGCATCTAAGATCAACAAActgggaggtactcccagctccatagctgtaagagtTGTAGGCAGCTTGTTACAGATCCTTTCTTCGTTGATCgttgggttgcatcacacaatcctttgTAGGTGGCAGCCAGCACAGCAGATCCCTAACTGTAAAAtgtcggctcataaggatgtaAAGCGAGCTAAttcgctaaccatacaatatggggaaTGACATAACCGTCTGccatgttgcagaacatgatgcctcttAGCAGGACGTACAAGTACACTTTATAGTGTTGTATTATTGTAGCCTTGTCCGCATCTGGTGGGCATGGGACCAAACTGTGGCAGCCCATGAATCCAATAAATGGAGAGGTCAACATCATTCCTGTCATATGGCACactaaacctacaagatgcagatggtcaatgaagcttgaatagcactacaTTATTTGAAGTgcagtacataaaaaataattacctaTCCTCAATGTAACCCTTCCACTGTTTCTTCGCTAATCGTGAAACTACTAACAGAGCACCCCTGATTGGAAGCCCGGTTAGCATGGCCAAGTCCCTCAATGTTACAGTCATCTCGTCAAAAGGAAAGTCGAATGTGTGTGTCTCAGGATGCCACCagtcgacgagacctgtgagcagtggtTCCTCAATTGGTGGGAGAGCTGTCCTGCCACCACCTGCCATGGGAGCCCTGGTCATTATGAGAGTGAAAGGTAGTAAGCCTGctcgtgcgagtggctcgtagaatcgagggtccaactccttaatcgtgtaGACACTCCAGGCTCGCAACGGAAGCAATTgtaaaaggtatccaatacatgtactgtgTTATTAGCAAATTTTGTTagcaattaaaaagcacatataatcatggtacctgctgccctgtgaaaatcatccgtcCTCTATGGTTCTCGttgtaccgctgctgaagaagcgcAGGAAGACCAGCATgaggcatgacaatgattttaAGCTACATGGTTTAATAAGTAGGTCAAcaacaaatatgaatatattaccagcttcatggttcaatacgtatgtgaataacaaattagaatatgctacaagcttcatggttcaataaataggtgaaaaacaaacttcatggttcaataaaatgcaacaactctaaaacaCTACAATTTGATAGTGAATGATAGTTTACTGTCGGGTCGAGCATGTCCTCCTAtcatggccaggttgtttgcaaagtttgcacttgcaTAGGCCGCTAAcaacatctgcttcatccatgtcaccttacAGCCTCAtggatctaggccttccaggatccgtgcgtcATGCTCGAGGATATAGTACCCACGCAGGCCCctcgattgctttgtagctgcttccgatgttgaaggaccgcatctttggtagccatgtgctcctcaatgcatctatCATGAAGtctgtgatccgtcattgccgcccaggtccctgcaagcggctaagacatacgagcatgggatatggtgcagttttggcttattgcatgtgcactttgCCTCATGAGGCCCAAGTTGATATTGCTGCATGATATCTcctgcgctataccctgaagcatacctacggcggcacatgacctcaaagtcattgttggccatgTCATAGATTCTCGTCCGATGAAAAtgtgccttgttcctccttctggataaggttacctccaccttaggtgcgaaccgtGTACTGCAATTcgtagcagcattaccacggtctcgaaagtagtccattgttctatagaatgtgagctcaatgatggcacacaatgggagaccccgtactccctttaggacattaTTGAATGCCTCCGCTATGTTTGTTGTCATAATGGTGTACCTAATATGGGATACAAAAAATTTAGAAGACCTATTTGCATAAGAtaaggttcaatatgatcatttaaattctaaatGCTAACCTAGCACCGTGAGTGTTATGGATTAGGGCTCAACACTCCaccggcttccccgctatccactagctaaacgtagcacgtgaacggctaacgatagtttgtctCCCAATCATTTGTGTTcacagatggtcctcctgttcttgttgatctatcatcatcttgcgagtggtctcatttaactctctccatatcttgtTGAATTTCATCTACTGATTCTGCAGACACaaacctttgaatctctttataAGAGACTTGCTACAATACATTATGTACAGGTTCGCTCCCAAGTGGCGCAtacaccaccttctctccacattaggccatgcaatggagtagtttgtgctatcatgcagcacgtccagcgtatgcagaaggcccttgttgcgatcagagatgatgcaaactcgttccctgttgcccacgacacgtgtcctcaacaaagtgaggaaccacaactagctatcattgttctcactctcaaccattgcaaaggagAGAGAAATGATCTGGTTATTTTCATCCACCGCCATcactgtcataagggtaccatggtatTTGCCGCTTAGAAATGTGGTATCCACGCATATAACCGTCCTGCAATATttgaaagctttgatgcattGTACAAAGGACCAGactaacctaatgaggtatcggtgagtggtgctgtatgacccatcctctagcttgatcggctcatccgccatcaCCCATTGAGTCCTTGGATTCGTCATGGTAATCTTCTATAGTAGCCTCatagcatagttgtaagactacttgaagcttccaaatagcatcttcaacgccttctgcttcgctcaccacacggtgtggtaattgatcagcatacccgtcttagtctgcacctcctctataataaattttggcgacaaacaaatgttcgtgccaacaagggtgaagAGGAGTTGGGCTATAAGCTCGCATCAACAGTGTGGCTCACATTCATAATAGCCttttcgctgcatgtatgtggggtgtgtctattgatcataaaatagttctcatatttcggcttATGTGCTTGTATGAAGTAAGGACAAATCGGGTGTTTGAAACACTTGACCACATATTTCGTAGGGTTAGACTGGACACACTTGTGATCTCTTCTTGTCATTACagtatagttgctaataaagtggatgatcTCCCCCTGTTACGAAATTGTTGCCCTACCTGGATGTCCCTATTCTGGAATctccagttagataaggtgttatacttaACGACGATACAATCCAGCAAaccagcaccacgaaagtactgaaTCACCAGCACTggatcatcattgtcatcatcttcttcatccccgctaccactaacttcatcatccatgcatcctgcatctacatcAGAATGGTTACCTCTAGCTCCATCTCTACCGGAACTGCCCACCCCAACAtaccctccatcctcttcatgcatcacctgctgacCTGATCCTTCCATGATATTCACTGCATCACCATACACCAATTGtggcactatgtttacgtacacccccataTCAAAGATCTCCTCTAataccttgcgtgagtacacacaacgtatggacaacgaccaAGCTGTTTGGAACAATCTGTGGCCGTACACCCTCTAGGATAACAATATGAGATTGCTGGTTTACACGTAAAagactcataacatgtgatttcaggttATCTAGGTCATCAGGTaactcaaccgaactctctatgtgctggtaGTTCTAAATTGTTACGAGCCGCTCATGCAGAACCGTGTGACGTTCTTCATGATAAATATGTAAAGTCATATCGTATCTGATAAATAAagatacatctaataaaattactatTTATATGTTTACACGATACAAATACTAAATAtataagtaattaacaatgctaattaaatcatcattattgaataaaaataaaataattaataggcaatattaaattaaaatattatttatattaaCATGAAAGTTacgttgagaaaatattcaatctcattataaattgacaCTGCATTACTTTAATATTCATAGATTTCTTTTAGCTAAGTGAGCTGAACTGAGGTGGCCTAAGTTTTTTTACTAATCAATTTTgctctaattattattatacaatctactaacctaagcaaataattactattacacaacaCCATACTAATTACCATATTGCTAATTAATATTCATAGGTAGTGTATTagataatcaaactaagcaaataattgaacaaatgtaATTACCGAGTGAAActctctaattactattattgctgcaagtactaattaaaaacataatttaagtacttattgtatCTCGCGCTACTGCTGCTCCTCGCTTCGGACTGATTCTCCTCGCCTCGCACTGCTGTTACTTCTCAcctcgcaccacttctcctctcctctccacacgctgcgctgctgcttctcctcttctctcttcctcccacGCTTCTGCTCTCCTCTCGCGCTGCAGCTCATGTATGCGCATCAGCTCTCATTTTATAGCGAAGAGTGGAGAGACAAAAAGTGACAGCGACATGACACGATTTGACCAGGCGTCGAAAGCAGGGACATCAGCATGTGCGCTGACAGCAGgcaggccgtattcggcacttgCGGCAATGTTACCCATATTCTACATCCGAGGTGTCAAATACGACACTATTAcccatattcgacaccttatGTTCCAAACCCACATTTTTCAAAATTTAGTATTAAATATAAAtactagatttataaatacatcGATACGTTGTAAATACGGTCTATTTTTCCATTTATCTCTAAATACTACTTTATAAAATGACCGATCAAACTTAGACGTGACTGGCGCCTGGTGATCGTTGAGACACCTGACTGACTACATGAGTCCACACCTGTCTACTGTCCGCAATTAATCAAATCAAAATCGCCCCTCCGtttcttcccctcccctccctcgtTTCCACCCTGATCCGACCGGGGTTTTGTCTAGAAAACCAGCAGCCCGGCTCACCTCCAGGCGACCGACCGCTGCTGCGGCGAGAGACCCCGCGCGGATTCCTCCCTGGCCCCCGCCCCGATCCGGCGATGGACGCCGCGTCCAGACCTCCACCGCCGCGCGGCGCCGGGATCTGCGTCCGCGCGCCGCTGGTGAGCTCCGcttcccttttccttcttgcTCGTCGCTAAAGGCGCCGTTTTTATGTCGGATTCAGGGGGGTTGTTGGGGGCAAAGGTGGTGACTTTGGGGGCGAAAGCTTCGTTCTTTCGGCCCGGAGACGGGGGTTTCGGTGTGTGAGATTGGGGTTTTTGGTGGATCCCGTCGTTGTTGGGGGCTGGATCTGGGTGCTCGGCTACTTGGGGGCGGGGGCTTTGGTTTGGTGAGTTCTAGTGGTGTTTTTGCTACACCGTGCTGTGGGGGAATCGGTGGACATGGAACACGGAAACGGTCTCTCTCTACTCTAGCTCTTATCTGAAATTTGTCGTGGAATTGGTTTGTGTGGGTAGTGCTTGACTGCTTGTAGTAGTCACTACTATCTTAGTGCTGAGTTGTGGATGGTGGTGAACTGCTCATTCCTGTGAAGTAGGGAAGTATTAGATGCAATTTGCATATTGCGCTTGCTTAAGCCCTGTTTTCCCTAGTTACATTCACCCAATCAGAGTAAGTTGCATGAACTTGTGCTATGCTGTAAGAATGCTCCATCTGCTCCTATCGATACAGTGGGATTTCTTTGCATGTATTCTACTCAAGTAATGAAATGTTCATTTTCTTTTGAAAGAAGTGGTGCAGAATTGCCTTGCTTGTTTTTCTGATTTTATTAGCACACATCAATGTAGTCAGACTTGTGTGTGACTTGTTTGTAACTCACGTGGCCCAAAATTGGCTCAATGCCCAGCCCCTACGCGGGACAGGCTAAGAACACAAAGCACCTCACGTACACTCTTGCACTCGCTTCATGTAAAAGGGTTAATTCGGAGGTGATATATTTGGGCCGATCAACATTATATGTATATGGTACCACTCTTCACTTTAATGTTTAAACTTTCAATGTGGGACTATGCCACCACCATACCACGACACAACCCACACGGGCCACTCCTAATGTGCTGGGTCTTACGATTGGTCAATTCTGGGCTAGCATTTTCCCCACTGCCATTCCAGGCTACAAAGTTGCGGATATTCAATACAAGCCCTTACCTAGCTAATCAACCTTTCACATACCATTTCGATGGTTGAAACTTGAAACAACCTACTGCAAAATTAGTTGAGTTAGTGGATGTCTTTAAACTAATTGCATGCTCTTTCAGTTGACCACTGACTTCCAAAATCCAGCTAGGACACCTGCCTGTGAATTGATCGAGACTTATGTTAAATAAACATGTCCTACTGCTTTCTTGTTTTTTCTGAAATTGATTCCATGGTTTTTGTTGTTCCTGACTGAGTTACTTGATTCATGAACCTTATCTGTAAAACTAATGCGTGTAACCCTCATATAGCTGTGATCTTGAACTATGTCAACTATACATCTCAGCTTGAGGACACGAAATTAATCTTGTTCATGATTTGATTGTCTTCTCCGGCTAGTCGTATATGTCTTGCTTTTTTGATGCTATATTGCTATCCAATGCCCAAACCTTAAATCGATCTATTTAATACGAACCTGTAGTTCGTAGATGAAAGCAATTTAGAGCTATTTGTACCCTAGAATCTTCATCCAATAAGGTGAGCTGATATTTCAGTCTTACCGTACCTATATTTCATGGTAACTTTATTTGGGGCATGtgaacaaaataacttttgaaaTTAAGAACGACGAGCTATCCATAATGCTATGCTATATTCTGGTTTTTGAGTTCAGCGTGACTGCTGagttcattttttatttgtaccattttaaattttgttgctGATCTCCTTGATTTCTATCAAGCGTTGGAACTCTATAAGAACCATGATATTCTATTAGATGTTTTTTAATTCTTATCATGTACCATGCCATGATTTTATGCCAACACCTCTGAATTTGTTTTTTCATTGGTTTTGCCAGGTGGAGTCTGTGTCCTGCTACTGCAGATTGGATACAGGTCTTAAAACTGTTGTTGATGCCAGAAAGTTTGTTCCTGGTGCAAAGATGTGCATGCAACCTGAAGTCAAACAAAACAAGCGCAAGTCAAGGAGCTCAAGGAAGGAAAGGTCCAGAACACATGCACCACTTTTACCTGGCCTTCCTGACGACCTTGCTATCGCCTGCCTTATACGTGTTCCTCGAGTTGAACACCCCAATCTCAGGCTAGTTTGCAAAAGATGGAACCGCCTTTTATCTGGGAATTACTTTTACTCCTTGCGCAAGAAAATTGGAGTGGCGGAAGAATGGGTTTACATCTTTAAAAGGGACCGTGAAGGGAAGATATCCTGGCACGCCTTTGACCCACTACACCAACTATGGAAGTCACTCCCACCAGTTCCACTTGAGTATTCAGAAGCATTGGGCTTCGGCTGTGCTGTTCTGAGTGGTTGCTATCTGTACTTATTTGGTGGCAAAGATCCTTTGAAGGGCTCTATGAGGCGTGTTGTATTCTACAATGCTCGGACAAACAAATGGCACCGAGCTCCAGATATGCTTCGGAAACGTCACTTTTTTGGTTCTTGTGTCATAAACAATTGTCTCTATGTTGCTGGTGGGGAGTGCGAAGGAATACAGAGGACATTGCAGTCTGCAGAAGTTTATGATCCAAATAGGAACAGATGGGCCTGCATTACTGAAATGAACAATGGGATGGTGCCTTTCATAGGAGTTGTATATGATGGCAAGTGGTTCCTAAAAGGGCTTGATTCCCATCGCCAAGTGACGAGTGAAGTTTACTTGCCATCATCCAATGCCTGGTTAGCCATTGATGATGAACTGGTTACAGGCTGGCGGAACCCGAGCATTTCCATCAATGGCCGGCTCTATTCAGCTGACTGCCGGGATGGCTGCAAGCTTAGAGTGTACGATGACAACACAGGAACATGGACAAGATTCATGGACAGCAAGCATCATTTGGGCAGCTCACGTGCTTTTGAAGCTGCAGCCCTGGTCTCACTCAATGGGAAGCTTTGCATTATCCGCAACAACATGAGCATTACTCTTGTTGATGTCTCGGACCCAACTATGAGTGCTGAGATGGATAGTGCACGCATGTGGGAAACTGTGGCTCGGAAGGGCCAGCACAGGTCATTTGTAGCAAACCTGTGGTCGACCATTGCAGGACGGAACTTGAAGAGTCACATTATCCATTGTCAGGTGCTGCAAGTTTGAGGGCAGCTGTTGTGAATGGGAACATGATCAGAACAATGAAGCATCAATGCAACAGCTCTCTGCTAAAAGGCTAGTTTGACTAGTTAGGAGTATTGTGGCAAAAGAAGCTCATTGCCATATTTCCCAAACAGATCCTTGTTCATTTGACGCCCAGAAACTCCAACTAAAGATTCTGGCAGCATTGGAAGATAATCATTGGCAGGAAAAGTGTATCAGAATTTGAGTGGAAATCGGGAAGCGAGAAGAAAATCTCCCCAGTATAATGGGAGTCTATTCAGTGGTAGGCATGAGAGTTTATTCAATCAGTGGCGGGCGGGGAAATTTACATGGTTGGATATCACTTCATAATTTAGGATCTGCACCATCAGTCTCTCACTTTTCACTGTAATTGTCTATCTTGTATCGTACTGCTTAATGTTGGTGTATGTTGTAGTGGCAGGCTAGCTAGACTGCAGGATTAGAAAAGCTATAAGCCTAATGGTTATTCTACTTCTAAGTTTCATTTGTCATGGCTGTAATGTCTGAAAGTTTCCATATCTTCCTGGTGGGTGTTAGGGTGTTGCTTTGTTGGAAGAGATTTGTTTAAGCAGGCTATCGCGAAGTACACTGCCCGAATCATAGATTGAGCTATGCCGTCGGTGAAATCTTAAGAGTCAGATGGTAATGCAAAAGTGTTTCTACCTGCATTATACACTCATTCTTTCACGTATGCTCGTACCCGTCATGTGTTATTGTAGTACTAAAAACAGTGATTAGAGGGAGTGAATAggtattttataaattttttatgaaatagatGTTGTTTATCCAACATATCTCAAAAATGCATAAATAGAGATATAAACTTTTGTATTACCATAACTCTACGTATAAAATATGAACTATAGATTTTATTCAAGATTATTCTATGTGTTAAGtataaaagcttgaaactttaacgaaaaacaaaacaaacagaTGGTTACTGAAATAATCAAATCTCTAAGTTGATGGTACAGAGATAAGGAGATTCAAGACCCTCTTAAATACATAAGTatatgtttatgcctctagtaacaaTAAGAACAACTTTTCAAGGTTAAAAAATCACAGCTCAAAgttaaaaatgaaaatcaacaaaaaaaatcacaatcgAAAAAAAACTTAcgaacttgcaagggaactaatagagagactagaatgagtggaatttaagcatatgaaaaaaaatataaatttcattactcagATAGGTCaatcctattttagacggattacaagaatttttctctcaaaaaatctcacctattacataggctacgCACTTATCTTTTCTCATGTATAACCCTAGCACTTGGCTcttaaatgggtggcacaaaggGCTTAATTGGTTAGTTCAGATTCTCCTATAGccatatccctctatttataggtatagTAAACTTGAATTTTAAATTCCCTAACttgtaccaaaatacccctctcttatagtacactcatACTTATCACCGAAGACATTTTAGTCTATTtcatgctctgtccatcgagCGGCAActgcgccttcacgacttagctttatctcgatacaagcttcacaatgGTGCCACATATTCATCCAATCCTTCCAGATTTTCTAGCTCAACTTTGAAACCTTTTGCACGCTTCTCAGAGCGTGACTCGCCACCTACTTATACCTTAAGTAAGCGCTCTGATATCGACACATCTACTCTTTCTTGTGATCCTAACCACCAACAAGTTTCttccactcccgatccctcgaaccgccttgtcacttgcaccggtatccctgTTATTTGACTTagtcaacatgccatcttcatctttCATTTTATGCTTTGCTTTACCTC is a genomic window of Phragmites australis chromosome 24, lpPhrAust1.1, whole genome shotgun sequence containing:
- the LOC133907388 gene encoding F-box/kelch-repeat protein At1g55270-like — translated: MDAASRPPPPRGAGICVRAPLVESVSCYCRLDTGLKTVVDARKFVPGAKMCMQPEVKQNKRKSRSSRKERSRTHAPLLPGLPDDLAIACLIRVPRVEHPNLRLVCKRWNRLLSGNYFYSLRKKIGVAEEWVYIFKRDREGKISWHAFDPLHQLWKSLPPVPLEYSEALGFGCAVLSGCYLYLFGGKDPLKGSMRRVVFYNARTNKWHRAPDMLRKRHFFGSCVINNCLYVAGGECEGIQRTLQSAEVYDPNRNRWACITEMNNGMVPFIGVVYDGKWFLKGLDSHRQVTSEVYLPSSNAWLAIDDELVTGWRNPSISINGRLYSADCRDGCKLRVYDDNTGTWTRFMDSKHHLGSSRAFEAAALVSLNGKLCIIRNNMSITLVDVSDPTMSAEMDSARMWETVARKGQHRSFVANLWSTIAGRNLKSHIIHCQVLQV